The Candidatus Thorarchaeota archaeon DNA window AGTATCAGAGAGTTTCCTGTGAGGCTTGGAAGGCCCATGCCAGTAAACAGACCGAGAAGGAGCCACAATTCCATACATTCCATGAACCACCCAGGGATACTCACCAATGAGCTGAGAATAAGCGGCTTAGGCGCCAGCGTCTTCATCAGTGTATCCTCAATCAAGTCACAACTGTCTTGGTATCGTTTCAATGGTCCGACGGAAGTGAGTTTCCGTAGGATTTTGGAGTAGAACGTTTCACTATTCAGAACAAGGGCGCCGATAATTGCGAGCACTCCCACGCCTGCTAGGAGGAACAATTGGTTTCCAATATTGAACGCTAGGATGAACCCTCCCATCGCCAGAGCTATCATAGCGAGCATATCAGTAATTCGCTCCGAAATGACTACTGGGACGGTCTTGGCTATGGGTGTACCGTCCATTTCGTTACAGAAGTACCCCTTGATTGCTTCACCGATTTTTCCTGGAGTAGCAGTGAGTGTGAAACCGGCTAGGAATATACTGAAGCTTTCTTTGATAGGCAAGTTCACATCAATCAGACCAAGATAATATTGCCACTTAACAAACCTGATAGCATAATTGGCGAAAGACATTGCCATCATGACCGGAAGAACCCACCACCAGGGGATACTTAGAAGGGCCTCGAGAACCAAGTCGAAGT harbors:
- a CDS encoding flippase-like domain-containing protein; translation: MTTDGSNKTEEQESFISTSKLVAFVVVGVLVYLLIGFYANFDLVLEALLSIPWWWVLPVMMAMSFANYAIRFVKWQYYLGLIDVNLPIKESFSIFLAGFTLTATPGKIGEAIKGYFCNEMDGTPIAKTVPVVISERITDMLAMIALAMGGFILAFNIGNQLFLLAGVGVLAIIGALVLNSETFYSKILRKLTSVGPLKRYQDSCDLIEDTLMKTLAPKPLILSSLVSIPGWFMECMELWLLLGLFTGMGLPSLTGNSLILLASATFIHAGASTVGAVLIFLPGGLGGYEAFAIGMMTTLMVLPIAIASAATMLVRFVTLWFSVMVGFVAMAIVTRMTGD